A region of the Nitrospirota bacterium genome:
AAACGAACGGCCTGATGCCCGGAAGCGGCGGGTATGTGACCATGGTCGGCATGTTCGACGGATTCGATTACAAATGTTTTCTTAAAGATGAAAACCTCTCCCCCGGGATCCTGAGAAAAGAACTCTCCGGTTACAAGTATCTGATTACATTCTATGGCGCAGGATTTGATATCCCTTTCCTCATGAGGTCGATGCCGGGATTGAAGTTCAACATTCCGCACTTTGACATCTGCTTCGGAGCCCGAAAAATCGGATTCAGGGGAGGCCTGAAGAAACTCGAAATAGAACTGGGCATTTTCAGAGACGATAGCGTCAGAGATATGGATGGATATGATGCGGTAAAACTCTGGGAGCAAAGTCAGAGAGGAAGCCGGGAAGCGCTCGATCTGCTCAGAACCTACAACAGGGAAGATACCGTTAATCTCTGCAAAATAGCCGATATCGTGTATCACAGGATGAGAGCACAAACAGGAATAGAGGAGTACCTCTAAATAAACCGGCCTATGTACAGCATCCTGCGCAGCATCTCCCTTGCACATATCCTTAAAGAGAGATATGCACAGGTATTGCTTAAACGCGGGGTTCTCCCCCTTCTCGAAAATCTCGACAGATGTATCGAAGCCTCGCAGAATAGCATGATTTCAGCAGGTGTTGTTACGGAGTGTGCTGATTGTGCGCAGAACGAGG
Encoded here:
- a CDS encoding ribonuclease H-like domain-containing protein, coding for MIRSTFSILNGIGERLEKKLWRSGILTWGDFINSPRIDFLNPLKKNLYDSRLSEALTELANANAEYFAASVKRREHWRLFEKFRGDAVCLDIETNGLMPGSGGYVTMVGMFDGFDYKCFLKDENLSPGILRKELSGYKYLITFYGAGFDIPFLMRSMPGLKFNIPHFDICFGARKIGFRGGLKKLEIELGIFRDDSVRDMDGYDAVKLWEQSQRGSREALDLLRTYNREDTVNLCKIADIVYHRMRAQTGIEEYL